Genomic segment of Danio aesculapii chromosome 25, fDanAes4.1, whole genome shotgun sequence:
acactgatcacacacttactaAATCCAAAgagacaatcaacaccaactggaactgcgtcttttttttttttaaaaagacgagatgcaaatccggatttcaccatttccagatgtgaaaagctctcgggtaaaaaaaatgttccttacaaacatatttgcGTCGTGTGTTATCAgagcactgtaatccacatgtgagtcgagctgtgctctcatagcgggcaaatgaaaacaaaaccttcgttgcagcacatttataaacacaacccatgtctccaaacaattcttcttccacttgttttaattacggttggcaacacaacatggcgtctctctgccatctgaacattataacaggtaaaaacagtcttcgaagctatatcatgcatattaatgaagttgcaccacATACACAATGGAGCGCGATGATTGGTTCGAACCATGtctctcatgaattaatgctgaaaactctaAGACGTCACGTTGAGCTCGCCGGTACAGACACCCAGTCTCTACACTGGATTTTACACAAGGATCTAGTTGCCGTGATGTAGCTTCAAAAttttgtttcaaaccggaagaatgaaTTTACTCAAATAACGCAAAACCAACCAATTCTCACTTTTTTGTGACATAAATGTGTCCTAATAGACACATATATGAcggtcaacatctcaaaaaaatatgttttggtgttTGTGACCCTTTAGCATACTGATACAAAATTGTATACCTTGTAAAATACTTAAGACTTTTAATagtcttaaatttctctaaatcaaatattaatactttttaagaccctgcggaaacaCTGCAAAAGCTCCTCTACATTACATGATGTATTTTTTCCTCACCTTCAGACTTGTGAACTCCTTTCATGTAGTTTGTTGGCGTGGGCACCACTGAGAGCCTCAGTTTCGGGTTTCCTCGAAAAGCACTTCCGACTTTTGCAGCAGATGCAGGAATGCTGGATGTCTTTGCTGGAGTCTGGAGCTGTGGAGGCGGCAGCGGCTCTGTCTTCTTCATGGGTGTCGCTTTGACAGGCCTGGGCATCATTTCAGACGTCCTTCTATTCTGTGCAGTGATAGAGGTGCGTCTGCTGACGACAGGCTCTGGGTTTCGGGCAACAACTGAGGACTTGCGGTTAGAACTCTGTAACCTGCTCTGAGAACGAGCGCCAATGCTGTTAGTGCTGGAGTTTAGAGAGGAGTTGAGTTTGGCTGGAAAAAACAATGAGAAAATAAGTCACACAGTAAGTAAGAATCTGGAGGTGTATTGGCTAATAAATGtaactaatattataattattagggctggacgatatgacAAATCTCATATAATCACtataagtcatctcatatcctgttAACAATATAATTTCAATATAGCACAATTTCTGTAAATTCAGTCGATTAATACCAACAATACACTGACCACATGGAAAAGATAAATTGGTATAAATTGTTATCATATTGTTCAGCTTATTTAGAAAGgcaaatatttgataaaaaaaatatatagaaacataaaattatattaattaaatataaaagactTGTCTAAAACCAATGATTACAGGTCCAACGTAAAATAtcgctaaataaaatgcaaaacgtAAACCTTTGTACTATCAAGATTTCCTTTTTCATGAcagttattcatgtttctgtctgcatcgctCTAATGGAGTTTAGTATTGCACTCttataaaatatgaacattttagagacaatttaatgaaaaaaagtttAAGTTTTCTGAAGTCTGGAGCCCCTTCTTCAATTTACATAACATTTAGTCTAATATAAattattcatataatataatttaatataatgtaatattgtgatattgggtgacgtggtggtgcagtgggtagcgcttttgcctcacagcaagaaggttgctggttcgagccttggctatgtcagttggcatttctgtgtggagttttcatgttctcaccacgttcgcgtgggtttcctccaggtgctccggtttcccatgtaactccaaagacatgcggtagaggtgaattggataagctaaattgtccgtatgtgtaTGTGTGACATGTATGTCTGAgaacgtatgggtgtttcccagtgatgggttgcagcgggaagggcacccgctgtgtaaaacatatgctggataagttggcggttcattcagctgtggcaacccctgattaataaaaggactaagccgaaaagaaaatatatgaatgaatatattgtgGTATTAAGcagctctatttaaaaaaaaaaatttggccattatttaattgaataaacactaattaacatttttagcacaaaaatctgaattGCTGGCAATAAAAGTGTCAAAGGTTTTTAGAGGATTTTAAGGCATCTTTTTATAAATTTACAATTCAGAAATAACTGTGAAGTCAGAAAATAAATGCATCTTTTGTAGAAAAATAACGCTGTATATATTCAGGTCAATTATGTATGAACATCTCGGtgtataaaaaaaagaagaaaaaaaaagaatacagaTTTGACTAAAACTGAAGAGTTTTGTGCATGTATGATTTGCTAAAGTGtagagtaatatatatatatatatatatacacatatatatatatatatatacacatatatatatatatatacacatatatatatatacacacacatatatatatacatatatacatatatatatacatatatatatatacatatacatatatatatatacacatatatatatacacatatatatatatacatatatatatacatatatatatatacatatatatatatatacatatatatatatatatatatatacatatatatacatatatatacatatatacatatatacatatatacatatatacatatatacatatatacatatatacatatatacatatacatatatacatatacatatatacatatacatatatacatatatatatatacatatatatatatatacatatatatatatatacatatatatatatatacatatatatatatatacatatatatatatatacatatatatatatatacatatatacatatatatatatatacatatatatatatatacatatatatatatatatatatatatatatacatatatatatatatacatatatatatatatacatatatatatatatacacatatatatatatatacacatatatatacatatacacatatatatacatatatatatatatacatatacatatatatacatacatatacatatatatacatatacatatatatacatatacatatatatacatatacatatatatacatatacatatatatacatatacatacatatacatatatatacatatatatacatatatacatatatatatatatacatatacatatatatacatatacatatatatacatatacatatatatatatacatatatatatatacatatatatacatatatatatatacatatacatatatatacatatacatatatatacatatacatatatatacatatacatatatatacatatacatatatatacatatacatatatatacatatacatatatatacatatacatatatatacatatatatacatatatatacatatatacatatacatatatatacatatacatatatacatatacatatatatacatatacatatatatatatacatatatatacatatatatatatatatacatatatatatatacatatacatatatatacatatacatatatatacatatacatatatatacatatacatatatatacatatacatatatatacatatacatatatatacatatacatatatatacatatatatacatatacatatatatacatatatatacatatatacatatatatatatatacatatacatatatatacatatacatatatatacatatacatatatatatatacatatatatacatatatatatatatacatatatatatatatacatatatatatatatacatatatatatatatatacatatacatatatatacatatatattatacatatacatatatatacatatatatatatacatatacatatatatatacatatatatacatatatatatatatatacacatatatatatatatatatatatatatatacatatatatacatatacatatatatacatatatatacatatatatatatatatatacatatatatatatacatatatatacatatacatatatatacatatatatatatatacatatacatatatatatatacatatatatatatatatacatatatatatatacatatatatatatacatatacatatatatacatatatatatatacacatatacatatatatacatatatatatatacatatacatatacatatatatacatatatatatatacatatacatatatatatatatacacatatatatatacatatatatatatatatatatatacatatatatatatatacacatatatatatacatatatatatatatatatatatatatatatatatatatatatatatatatatatatatacatatatatatatacatatatatatatatatatatatacatatatatatacatatatatacatatatatacatatatatatatatatatatatacacatatacatatacacatatacatatatacatatacacatatacatatatacatatacatatatacatatacatatatacatatacatatatatatatacatatgaacaacttaataaaaaagacaaaagccctaaaatataaaaactgatcGGTACTTAAAagtcttattaaaaatataaatataaaaagtctTATTATAAATAtcgtattaaaaataaaagtcttcaGTGTCTAACCTTAAAATAACCAGCAGATGGCAGCAGATACCTAAGATTCTTTTGATTTCAAACTATGCATATATACCGTTCAACAATAGTTAAACTGTAACAATATAATATACAGAATTTAATCAAGACTgaattaaacttttaaattatTAAGTGTCATTAAAGATTAACTATGAACATGCATTATATAATGGGATGGCCTATGAAGGCGTGAAAGATCACCTTTACTCCCCGGAGAGACCGTTAGACTGGAGTTAATGCTGGACACAGATGAAGAAGAGGACGAGGTGTTTCTCCTTCTGTCCACAACCCTTGAGTTCTGGAGTGAAGGAGCTTTAAGAGCAGATGGAGCTCGCAACTCGGCCTGAATGAGAAAGTAAAATGTTTAAACATACATTTATGAATAAGGGCATTTCTAAGATATTTAACATGGTCAATTTCTGATATTAGATATCCTCCTATATTGTTATAAATGACATTAAATGGCAAAAGACTTACAtattatatcattaaaaaaaacactattcaACTGTTTGGGgttagcattttaaaaaaatcattattcatttctattaataatattaatattacgcTACAATTAACCAAGGATGTAACAAGATGTTTAAAGGTGAACTTAAATTAATATAGTGTAACAAATGTCTACAAACAAAAagttaaacataaacaaatatatatatatatatatataaatatatatatatatatatatatatatatatataaataaatgtatataaatatatatataaataaataaataaatgtatataaatatatatatatatatatatatatataaataaataaatgtatataaatatatatatatatataaaaaaaaaaatatatatatatatatatatatatatatatatataaatatatatatataaatatatatataaataaaaaaaaatatatatatatatatatatatatatatatatatatatatatatatatatatatatatatatatatatatatatatatatatatatatatatatatatatatatatatatatatatatatatatacatatatatatatatatatatatatgtatatatatatatatatatatataaacttcacACATTAATGAATGACTATAATATACTTTTCTAAAAACCTGTAATGTGGCCAAACACCACATTTGATCATCCTCTTCTATGATACTAAAGTACAGTCATTAACTGGAAACCAACATTGTTATTCAGCAAGGATTTCTTAAATCGATTAAGTGTACTTTATTATTGTACCACCAGATCCTGAACCATTTAAACTGCACACAACAGTATCAGATCATTTTACCTTGTTTCTGGCCGGAATGCTGCTGCGTCCAGGCAAACTAGTGTTAAAGGAGGAATCACTGATGTCAGAAGCAACACTGGTGTTATCAGAGAGAAGGTCTTCAGAGGAACCAGCTCTGCTTGTGTTCCTACTGCTGGGACTGCGCTTCAGACCAAAATTACCCTGAAACACAGTGATAAAAACAGTAAACCTCATATGTCAAACACTAACCTCTATTGATATGTAGTTAAATTAAGAGTGTGCGATATCTTACCATTTGATTATTTACAAAGATtatttgtttctaaatgaatcaccCATTCAATAAAATCATTAAAGACAGTACTGGCAGATTTAGGGTACGTTTACACCactaattaaaaattttaagggTTTGTTCACCCAGAAACATCCTCATCGTTTACTCAGTTTCTCccttgaacccaaaagaagaatgtagcagccattgacatccattgtaggatATAATgttgtccaacattcttcagcatctccttttgtgttcaacagaagaaagaaacacagatTGGGAGGATTGTTGTAAACCTTTCAACTTTACCTGTACTTGTCATTCTTTTCACATTAAAATTAACTTAGGTGCTTAAACAAATttctgaaaatgggtttcaaaaagAAAGCTTTTGAAAACGAGAACGTTATTAGTAAAAATTCTGATTTAGCTAAAACAGTGacatgattatttgatgtatttgctgAGGAGTTAATTCAAgactttctgcaacgatgagtcacacaatgtcgtttcaaagtttacacacacacagagagagagagtgtgtgagtttaactttgcactgtttttgcaagtAAACGTAACAGAATACACGTTAATATTCTATTCACTGCTGTCTTCTttcataattgtactgacatgcggctgtggtgataaagacggtaaaaatcgctctaatttattacaaacatgcactgttttaaaaatgctttaaacttgtaaaactcaccataatttatggaatgattattgctaagagtgtcattctaaaactgtggaaatcagactctgttcctcaatttaagacatggttaacttatcttactcaaatattgcacatggaaaGAGTCCGTTATGGAATTATTGATAATCTTGCTAAGTTTTACAATGTATGGCAACCATTTCTTGATCACCTGGACCAATATAATGCAGATTCTGATGCTTAAAATGCTCACTGCCCCTATTGACTGtctctttgtattttcattgaaaccatttatatgccctaattttttttttataattttttttttctttaataattatttttattatctattttctttattttaattattataaccattattttctttgtattataatgcttattccttgtattttttattgttgtgtttttttggtAATTATTGGAAcatgtaaaactaataaaaacactagttaaaaaaaaaaacttgtaaaactcattcttgatcacatttgatgaggattgatgatcacagcgagctcaacagatcttttaatcccagttgatttgcgcacatcctgtctcgttgatataattatacgctttactaaaaagacatgttaatacacggctgttaATAAGTCGGTGGGTAGGGAAACTGCACTCCAATGTTCCTGTCGgcttcaaaatgggagggatttggattataattttcctgatgttaaaataggaagACTTTTTGTGTTTCGAACACTTTaatataactgtggacacactatacctacagacagttctgtccaaacagcttccaaaagatgattttcatcataggtgctctttaaaatcGAAATAATAGATCCGCATGGAGATATTCACACCAGGCAAAGATGAagaattgcagaaaaaaaacaggacTCTGATAAGGTTAATAATGCATTTCAAGTCGTAAACATGGTAGATAGCTTGTATTTCTGATACAGTAACAAACTTTATCTTAATTTGCAGTTGTATATTGTGCACAATGTGCTTTTTTTAGAAGCCGAATGGGGGAAAAAACATTAAGATACGCAAGtgttgttaaaaaagaaaaaagaaaaaaggttttGGTGGGCAAGCCGCCCAAAAATGCTTTGCTGTGGTCAAAGCGACCTTTGAGAAGGCATGAATTTGCCATGACTAGTCATTCATTTTGTGTTGTGTGGAAATACAGAATTTTTCAGCAATTCACCTAACTTTGTCAAGTGTTAACACATAAGTGTCACATTTATTCTAAACCTGCCCTAAAGCCAGTACTAAAAATAATACCAagcaaattattcattaaaaaaaaaatgtgccttTTTGAAAATATCGCACACCCCTAATAGAAGCATTCTCACTCTGCTTGGAGGAGGAAGCCTAGTTTTGTTGGGTGGTAATGGTTTTGCACTACATGAAAGCCGTGAGTTCCCCTGGCCGGTGGGTTTGCTGGGTAACACCCCACTATTGGCCACAAGGGCTTTGCTTTTGGATGCCAACTTAGGTTGTGTCACAGCAGGCCTGACTGGACTGGACGTACTGAGACGTGGCTTTCCAAACCCAGCCCTTCCATTAGCCTTCATCATGCGCTTCTGAATGGCGGGTGGAAGCTGCTTCATGGGACTGTCCTGCACTAGGAAGGTCTCTCTTTTTATGGGACTCAGAACATCAGCTGGCTTGCTGAACATGTTCAGTTTAGTTGCTGCATCATCTTCAAATGTCTCAGGTTGACACGAGGATCCAACGCTGCTCTCGGCTGCAGAATCAGTGATGGTTTGCTCAATGTGGCTGGCGAGTTGTTGAGCTTCTTTGCAGATTTCATCAAACTTTTCTCCAGTGAGTGGACTCCAGCTGGGCTCTTCTCCCAGAGATTGACCACTGCTTATATTGTCCTTCATTTGAGTCTCCACACCATGAGAGATGCATTTCTCTTTATGACTGACTGGACCCACGAAGACCTCATCTTCAACTTCATAATCTCCTTTAGAGCTACGAGAGAACATTTCAAATGTTAAATAGTAAAACCAAAGTACAGTTCATATTTTATAGCCCTTATTAAATAAGTGGTTCTCAACTAGAGGCATCGGCAGATTTACAGAATaagaattttttaataaattgcacTAAAATGAGCATCAACACATGCTGAAAcatttcatttgacattttttggttGAAATTGAatgttaatatttagttttttatatttcaatttacATTTGTCAGATAAAAACTGACCAAAAGTATTTttcttacacacaaacacaaatacgtTAGTACTTGTATTTGATAAAGGtcttataacatttttttctacatttcaaataaaatattgtcattttaggttaagtttttgcaattttttacttatttaactaattcttatacttttttttattatttagctttttattacagtattaaaaaTCCTGACACTTGTAACGTTgttatcatatttaatttaagttatcATTATCAATCAAAAAAGTTAATAACTTTAAGCAACATTGATTTAACATACTTAATGAAAACAAACCTTCCAGGTGACAATGAAACGTCAAAGTCAAATTTCTCCTCAGCCAGTGAAACAAAATCTGCAGGTAAAGAGacaataataaatggcaaaaaaacttaaaaactaaaagatactttaaaatatttattaatgcttATCTATGCTTTGTCATAGTAGACTAACAAAAACGTACTTTTTTTCTGACAACTACCAGGATACTAACAACTGATGTCTTATCGCTGCACTACGAAATCATAATTTTTTATAAGTATAATTCAGACAGA
This window contains:
- the gtse1 gene encoding G2 and S phase-expressed protein 1, producing MASLSHSDFVSLAEEKFDFDVSLSPGSSKGDYEVEDEVFVGPVSHKEKCISHGVETQMKDNISSGQSLGEEPSWSPLTGEKFDEICKEAQQLASHIEQTITDSAAESSVGSSCQPETFEDDAATKLNMFSKPADVLSPIKRETFLVQDSPMKQLPPAIQKRMMKANGRAGFGKPRLSTSSPVRPAVTQPKLASKSKALVANSGVLPSKPTGQGNSRLSCSAKPLPPNKTRLPPPSRGNFGLKRSPSSRNTSRAGSSEDLLSDNTSVASDISDSSFNTSLPGRSSIPARNKAELRAPSALKAPSLQNSRVVDRRRNTSSSSSSVSSINSSLTVSPGSKAKLNSSLNSSTNSIGARSQSRLQSSNRKSSVVARNPEPVVSRRTSITAQNRRTSEMMPRPVKATPMKKTEPLPPPQLQTPAKTSSIPASAAKVGSAFRGNPKLRLSVVPTPTNYMKGVHKSEVSTSPDVPRIMKPKRLLTACSVDSIPDHLAAPPVGLLTPSAMASKLRRPSALPTPVNRRVSGIPALTPKSVSRLSKPAQITQCSSTADQVPTHLSPENMKGSEKAEDEQPSVSMEETCPPADLQPCSLLFNMEDESEGSPACEPADMEPPPEPPSHHPEPPSCDPEPSSPVDVKSATPPTTADTHKQHPQKNMEKKEVLLVDAPAPTRQLSEKLLIDLSNTPDLIKTSSAKPWAGQLIDLSSPLIKWSPENKKRSENVAPLIDLSF